The region AGGCACGTCTGGGAcgcgatggaggaaatggctgggtttggcctgagcctcctccgctccatccccgattccctcactCTGCCTCCGGCTCCGACGtcctgcgcagcgtcagtgaaagcgctgcctgtctgatgtctctccaccagccttcccttcgctcgttcattccctctgtgtcccgccttcttctgacgtcatttccttgagggcgggacacagagggaacgaacgagcgaagggaaggctggtggagagacgtcagacaggcagcgctttcactgacgctgcacagacgtcggaggcggagcgaggtaaatttaaagcgccggggaatcggggatggagcggaggagtaagttttttttttaaaataagctcaacggcgcggcgcccttgaaggcaggcgcccccctgcggcgcttaccgcgcttactgtgttggcacggccctgccctctACTCCCTCCCCCAAAGGATGAAAAGATTCAGGTGTATAGGCTAAGGATGGGTTTCTGATTAGATCCAAGTCATATAGGGCCAAGCTGAGCCAGACCTGGTTTTACTCCCTGACACTTCCACAGATACAAAAACTCTTCTACAGAATCTCAGAAAATAATTCCAACAATAGACTGTAGATAGTCAACACTTATTTGTTGAAAGATGATATTAAAATcgcaaaaaggaggaaaaggtctcaaaCTGCCCGGGTGCCAGGCTAAACTTTACCACCAATCTCTTCAAAGCACTCACAGGACTTATACTCAACATTGATCAAAACCTTTGCTCATATTTTCCTTTcttattttccttattttttattcatttgcTTCCAATAATTCAGAGTTTTCAATTCAAAACAGCtcatatgaaataaaaaaaaagaatcacaaAATGAATTAAGTGACTTAGCTTCTAAGCTTCTAGGTTTCTAGAACTAGTCTGGCTGTCGAACACCCAGTGCCGAAACTCCCAACTCCCGACGGGGACTCGTTTCGCCCTCCAGCTTTCTTAAGGGAGGAGTCGCAGGTGTTCTGGCAATTATACTCTCTTATTTTACTCTGGCACCCAGGCAGtttgagaccttttcctcctttttgcgATTTTTAATATCATCTTTCAACAAATAAGTGTTGAGTATTTAATCCCTGGCATGCATGAATGCACTTGCAATCCTGCATGTCTTCCAGAAATTGTAATGATCCCCAATCAGAGAGGACAGATTTCAAGGAGTAACCTAATTCTCCTGGAGTAAAATTGCTCCCTATATAGCAGCTAATAAATACAAGTGAACTTCATCGTATTAATAGTAACTTAGTAGGTGGTGGCAGAAAAAGACTGACATGCTTTAATTTAGGGGTGTAACTGCTACCCTGTGGATCTCAGTTCATGCCTTTTCAGTGGTAGTTCAActcaagttacattcagatacaagaGGTATTCCCCAATGCCAAGTTTGTTCCTCACCCAACCATAAAACAGGAGCGCCCTCAGCGATTCAAACACCTACGTGATAGTCATTAAAGACCACTAATGGGTGAAAACattgcacttcattcattgggtcgCTCACTCATTATTATGGTGCTTTTCTGCAATAATGTGCTTTTTTGTGCTTGGTGAAGTTGTGTGCCGCATAAATGCTAACCAAACAAATGCACTGTCATAAACCGATTCAGCCAGCATAAATGACTATCACATCAAATCAAATATGAATGATAAgcataaatgattaaaaataatTTCACTTATCTGTTGAGCCCTGCACCGGTGCCAGACGCTAAGGGTTCAGGTGTTATAATCGCTTTCATATCATAAATGAGAAGACTGCTCTCCCCTGAAGTATCATGGTATACCCGACACTGCGGGTTTCAAATCAcctttcctcagggacttgggttagggCTCTCTCTCCCTTAAGATTTGTCACCAACTTCTGAAATAACAACGTTCTTGGCAAGGAATTTATTTAAAGAAGTCCTTGCAAGCCAGGTCGTTTGGGGAAGGAAACAAAAGGAATTGGATTTATGGATTTTGCTTTCCTTGAAATATTTTGTGAGAATAAAACAATTATCCATGAGCTTTTTAAAAAGACCTTCCAAACAAAGCCTGGGCTGGAGCTGAATATTTCCTGGTTGTATTTGGGTGTATTAGTGGTTTACCAGTGAGTTAGGGgattttttgtttggaagtttgTTCCTCAGGcattggagggtgaagtgacttgaccAAATCCATCAGTGGAATGTTAAACCTGGTTTCCCACCTGTTGCTTCAACCACTAGGCTTTTCCTCTACTGCAGgctaaccccaccccccccaatccctttTGCATACCTTCCCATATCTTCCTAAAAATGCAAAAAGAAATTTCACTACTGTTTTGAGCTGAAGCATCTGATGTTTGATTTCCTTGTTCTTGCCATGTAGGGATTCTCTGTATATATCCCACTCCTTTAATTCCCTGTTTTTCTATCCATTGTAGCACATATATTATTAgtactaacttaaaaaaaaataaaaaaacccatTCCCCTAGGCATGTCTAGGTCAGGAGGGTAACCCACAAGTAagcattcattgtgcatatccttaTAACCTTATTGGTTGTGAGGCCATTAGGACAGTTTTGGGAATCCCTGATCTAGGGtatccaggggcatatctgcatggggccacgggggcctgggtccccgtagatttggccctggacccccctgccaacgaccatctccacccctcctcccgccaccaacctgccgtcgcctatctttgctggcggaagaccccaacccccgccggccgaggtccttccattgcaaagctggcgggggaccccaggccatgccagctgaggtcctctcgtccgttgcagcaaagcttcctgttctgagtctgacgtcctgcacattgtgactcagaatttgaaactgaaggaagctttgctgcaacggaagagaggacctcggctggcgggggttggggtccccgccagctttgcaatggaaggacctcggttggtgggggttggggtcccccgccagctttgcaacggaaggacctcggctggtgggggttggggtcccccgccagaaaaggtaggcgacggcggcgggggaaggttggtggtgggagggggggcgaagagggttgtcggcaggaggGGTTCaaagttggcgggggggggggggggtcagcggcgccagggggggctaaaatgtgccccctcactctggctctggccccccctcccgccaaagtccagACACGTCTCTGAGGGTACCTAATTTGTCCCAAGATCAAATGAACAGACAAATccaatagtttatagtttatttgcaCTTACTATACCACTCAAGCTAACTTGCAGATCTGGGCAATTTACAGGCTGATATAACAGAGAAATCTGAAAAGAACTACAGTACTTAATATAAGGATCCTagctctgattttcagtgatccTCAAACCAGTCCTAGTAGGTCTCTAGCCAGTCtggatttcaggatatctgcaataaatGTACAGATAGAtatgcatgcagtactccaaatagaTGGGACTACTTTGGCAGGTACTATCCTAAAAGAAAGCCCATGGGGGTGGGGGATCAGACCTACAAATCCCAGCTTGCACTATGGCAGATCCAGCACTGGGATCAGTTATCAGTTCGCTCACTTGACTCTACCCAcctcaacatcactttgtatttgttcacaccgggtactatgtaagccacattgagcctgcaaataggtgggaaaatgtagtgggatacaaatgtaacaaataaataataagtgcTCTGTCTCGGAAATGCTCTCTATGCTTTtattctgggggagggggaggggaagggagccgGCCAGAACCTgcgctttggaaaaaaaaataataaataaataaaagagagagagagagctgcaggCACTCCCTGCAGCGCTAAAATAACAGTGACGCGCAATGAGCCGATGGTCCCTCGCGCGTGTATAAAAACACCACGTGATGCGCcaccacccctcctccctcctccggcAATGACATCAACCCACAGTGCCTCGCGCTGTTTGCTAGTTTATAGGCCCTCCGTTGCCGTAGCGACTGTGGTGCTGCTGGTGCTGGCGCTAGCGAGGGccaagggaaggaggaagggcggTGGGTGGGAACAAGCTCCGTCTCCGCCCCTCATCCTTATGTAAAACGCGGGCCGAACGTCATCCCTGGCCAATCGACGGGACGCTAGGTGACGTTATGGGGGAGCGGGAGGGTAGAAAAAGGCGGGTCTGGGCCGGGGCGGCAGCCAGAAGGGCTTTGTGTGCGTGCGGGGAAAGGAGGACGGAAAGGAGCGGCCATTTGCCCGCCAAAGTGGGGGAAACTAGTCAGAGAGGAAGGAGCTTTTCTGTTCTCTCTCCGGCGTTCGCTGACATCCGCCCCACCGAAATAACAACAAAGCCTCCCTcaaccaaaaacaacaacaaaaaaaacttctGAAATAACGTTCTTGCAAAGGATTTTATTTAAAGAAGTCCTTGCGAGCCAGGTCGTTTGGGGAAGGAAACAAAAGGATTTGGATTTACGGATTTTGCTTTCCTTGAAATATTTTGTGAGGATAAAACAATTATCCATGGGCTTTTTAAAAAGACTTTCCAAACAAAGCCTGGGCTGGAGCTGAATCTTTTGACTGAGCACTGAGACCTTGTTTCTTCATATCTGGCTTTGTGGCCAGACTGTCCCATTGACATTTGCCCTGTGGCATTCTATCTCTTTGGCATTTGGGGATCTTTCTTCTGGCAGTGACTACCATCTGGCACACTGCCTGCCTGCTGTCAAAGGCCGGAGGCAGCAGTGGGCTTTTCTTGCATGGTGAGGCCCAGGATAGGATGGAAACACCCTTCTACCATGATGATGTGTTGAACCTCTACTTGGGTCCGACGTCTACCACCAGATCAGCACTAGGTAACCACAGTGAATCCCTCACGCACTTATTCAACAGCACCATGATGAAGAAAGAGCTAACCCTGAACCTCAGTGACCAAGTGGTGGCCACACTAAAGTCTCGGGGAGGTGACGGAGATGGACTTCTGACCTCCCCTGATCTAGGGCTGCTGAAGCTTGCATCACCTGAGCTGGAGCGCCTCATTATCCAGTCAAACGGTATGGTCACCACCACACCAACCAGTAGTCAGTTCCTTTACCCTAAGGGACCCAATGAGGAGCAAGAGTTTGCCGAGGGCTTTGTCAAGGCCTTGGAGGACCTGCACAAGCAGAACCAGCTGACTGGAGCTGTCTGTCCACAGGACCTGAGCACTGTGCCCTCAGTCACTTTGCAAGTGCCACCACCTCAGGATGCCCCCATCTATGCTAATCTGAGCAACTACTCCACTGGGGTGCTGGGGGGCACCACAGTCAATTACAGCACAGACACAGTGCCTTACCCTCCTCCTCCACCAACCAGCATAGGTGGGCAGCCTCCCCACCGCCTGCAGGCTCTGAAGGATGAGCCACAGATTGTGCCTGAGGTACCCAGCTTTGGAGAAAGTCCTCCACTGTCGCCCATTGATATGGACACGCAGGAGCGTATTAAAGCTGAAAGGAAGAGGCTGAGGAATAGGATAGCAGCCTCCAAGTGTCGGAAGAGGAAGCTGGAGCGCATCTCCAGACTGGAAGAGAAGGTTAAGAGCCTGAAGAACCAGAACACTGAGCTAGCATCCACAGCCAACCTACTGAGGGAGCAGGTGGCCCAGCTCAAGCAGAAAGTTATGAGCCATGTCAACAGTGGCTGCCAGCTCTTGCCACACCAAGTTCAGGCATACTGAAGGAGGCTTTGGAAACATGTATGTTTGAAAAAGAAATCTCTTATGGTGATGAGCTTGCCCCTTCTATATCCCCTTCTTCTTGaatgcagcctttttttttttgttcttttctatgtttttaattTGCATTAAAAATACTGAGAACCAAAGTTGTTTTCTGGCAAGAGATAAAAGCTGCTGTAGTGGTTATGGGTGATTTTCTTTATTCCATCTTGCAGATCATGAGGAAAAACCCAGCCTTTTAAAGAGGAAGATGGAGGGGATTGCCTTCCCCCTTTCTAGAGGACTTGATGGAAGAAATGGTTTCAGGTAAAACTTTTGCTGATTCTTATCAACGAGAATGTGTTAAGGCAGAAAAGCAAATCAAGGGGAACGAAAAGGGGGCAAGATGTCTCATAATAGGTGGCAAAGCTCAACGCAAAGAGGACAGAATGGTGAAGACCTACACAATGATTGAAAGCATTGAAGATGAGTCCAATGCCTTAAGTATTACTCTTTACAGACTTCTAATTATATTAACGAAGGACTTTTTTCCTCTCACCCATCCCCCAACCTGATTTTTACTCTAAAAAGCATATTTGAAAAGAGCATTTCAAAGTGTTGATATGTTtgtatgttggggaggggggacaaacATGTATCTGACTTGTTAAAGAACTCTGCCGCATGTTTGTGACAAACTTGGTTAGACTACTTACTGGTGTCCTACCAAGTGCATGAAATTCCGATTGTATACTGCCTTAAATGTTTACAAAGCTCTTAACAGACAAAAAAATTTGAAATTAAGAAGTGTTTTAATTAATACAGGCTTTGACGGTCATGTACTTGTGTCATGTTTGCACAACATGCGTGCGTTTCTTTTGTAAAATAATGTAAATGTGATATTTTACAGAACTTCAAGCTAAAGTTTTTGTTCTGAAGTGTTCTATTTGCTATATTTATGTTATACTGGGAACAAATGTTTTGAACAGTTTGTTATACTACACATTCCAGTATATAATACTAAAATTGATCTTCTGTACAATAAAGTATTGTTACATGAACCAATATATTATTTTTCTGGTGGTTTTTCCCCCACAGGAACTTAGGAGCTAAGAAAATTAAATAGTGCTAAGATGCAGTTATTTGTGATCTAAAAGATAtgtaatagtggagtgccaccTAGTGCTATCAGGAGAGTTTGTATTCTTGCAAGATGGCGATTACAAGGCAAAGGATTTGGCTTGCATTCATTCTTGGAAGCTACGGAAATGTTTTCTCGTACTTTTGGAAATTAAATATAAGCAAGATTAACCAATGTCTTATTTGTTTGTGCAATGCAATAAGGTACTACAGAGGGCATCTACCAATGTGATGCTTTCATGACTGTGCAGCTGAGATTCCCCTAAAGCTGTGAAACTGTCTGCTATATGAGATATTGCTGATTATTCAGATGAAATAAAAGCAATagctttataaatatatatacttttttcttCTGAGGATTGAAGACATTGCAGACTAAAACTCTGCTAATTACTTGAATATTATTAGGAAGATATTACCAATGAGGGAGACTGGTTTGTTTTGTACAGATATCAGAAATCATTTATTTCTCTAATTTCATGCAGAAACAACTTATTTGATACCCAATGAAAGAGTGTTGTGAAATTCTCATGGTGCGTGACTTGAGAAAAACATGCTGCTTCCTTGTTCAGTTCAGAGCAGGGTGGATAAAACTCagattttttttacattacaaaacatttttttttaattaaagcagatttttttttaattaaatatttttcttgatttttttttaaatgaacctAGCTCAAATATATCATCATGAATCTTAATCATAGCTTCTAATCATGTTCTGTTTGTGGAGATCAAAGATAACAATGATCAGCCCTTGCTGATAGTATACGTAGAAAgtgacgtcagaaaaagaccatatgtgctaaccagtctgcccatccaacgCTCTGCAATCCATTGCTCTCCCTTAcaccctctgtgcttgtcccatgctttttaaaaTGCAGATACAATCATACACAGTCAagcccttttctctctttctagaTATGCAAAGAAGATTGATGATTTGGGGTTATGGCGTAGATATGAGCAAAAAGCTGTCTGGAGAGGAAtagaaagtaaaacaaaaaggGAACAGAACGTATTCTTATAATCATGAGGAATACATTTGTAATTCCATTGGTTTTTGAGAGCTAATGAGGAAACTACATAGAAGGCTTCAGATACCTTATTTAGGAATATTATGTTAACATTCTTGTACAAGATAGGATTGCATCCAAAAACTGCAACAAGAACGTACAGGGCCTGGTTGCCCAAAATGAAACATATCATGAGAATTGCTCCTGAAGTGAGCATGTGTGAACATACAGAATCTTCAGGTTTGTAAATATTCTTTTGttatactgttttgtttttttgttaagaACTGCCCTGGCCATAACTTTTGTGTGGGCTTCTGAAGTTGCTACTTGAATTGTCATATTAGAATACAAATATAGAAGTCAAAATTCAAACAATTTGTCAGATATTGTCTTTATAAATTCAAAGCTGTGCCCTGTACCCTTCCCACAGACCACATAACATTTTGGCCGGACAAGTCTTTTGAATTCCAGATAACTTTAACTGGGTATCGGATCACTGATAAATCAGCTTCATAGTTGTTACTTTATGGTATTATATCATTTGTAATGCAGTAAAAAAGAACGGATACTCCTTTTACAATTTCACTTTTATGATAATCCTCTTATCTAATTTGAGAGATACAGTACACTTTGCCATTTAATTGTACATCTAATGCTGATTAATCTTCCTGTTTTCATGCATTTTCAAAGGTATTCAGGACAGCAGGCATGTATATTGGGAAAATACCAGTCTTTGAAGAGTTAAAGGTCAAACATTCTGATTCTGGAACATTAAGTAATAGGTTACTTAGGCAATAGCAGCCATGGCAGATACAATTGCTTATGCTGAAAGTCTTTTGAGCTGAAGCAATGTTAATTATCTGATAATGGTCACTATTGAATGCACTTTCGCTATTAGAACatgaaataaaagttattttagCCTTATTTCACAAACTTCTATACTGCACAGTCTCTCAATGTAGTTTACAATACAAAAACATAATATTCCTCAATAATTGAAAGACCAATTGTAATAAAAATTAAATCACTCAACCAAACATAAAATTACCAACATATCCGCATGCCTCCATAACCTCGACTGCACACACTAGTCTACTCCATAAGAGGTTAACCATGTGGGAAAAACCATGTTTTCACTGTCTTATGGAACATGCTGTAATTGGTTTCCTCTTGAACTTCCTTTGGCATATTATTCCACCAAATGAGGTCTAAAAGAGTATAGCCTATGCTAGATCTGGATTTTCCATACCTCTTTCACCATTGGAACTCTAATaatatattaacatagtagatgttagcagataaagacttgtagagtccatccagtctgcccaacaagataaactcttagaataaggtatgatgcaatactgcttatgtatacttgatcttgatttgtccttgccattttcaggacacaggcgGTAgacgtctgcctggcactggccttgttctctagCTTCTgaagttgtcgttgaagccctactccagcccatccaaatctgtccagccactagggcacaaaccgtagaactctgtccagcactagctttgcttcccaattactagaCCTAAGATTCCGTTTTAGAAGATAACAACTTAATTTTTCAGCCAGATGAactggtttcccttttcttaaatccCTAATTGTCAACCTAGTTATTTTGAATTTAATATGGGCTGAGACTGGCAACAATGCAATGCTTTAAGGTTACCAGGGTGAGAGTCACCACCTGCAAAGCTGTTTGATCCAAAGAAGGATGCAGTCCTCACAAGaatctcattttatttattaggatttatttaccgcctgtttgaaggaattcactcaaggcgatgtacagtaagaatagatcaaacatgagcaataggcaattacagcagtacaaatattcaaataacaatacaaagaatggcatagtatactacttacttTATGTACTGCATTAGCAGCATGAATCAGTCGGCTTCTGCTCTTAGTGCATGCCTATGACAAATTGTGGCTCATTTATCAGTGCTCATGATCTAATCACAGGTAGTGCCTTGATGGGAAGACTGAGGACTTGAGGTAAAGTCCAGAGTCTATAACCCACCAGGGGAATGACTGTGGAGAATGCTTGCTATTATGTTAAATTGGGatttacaaaataataataaaatattttgtttcccTTTAAAAATCACTAGAACTCTTAAGATGCCAGGAATCTCTAACCAGCAGAAGCGGTAGTAGACAGAGCAGTGACATAATTTACATTATTTGAAATAGATaaggggaaaggagggacagATGAACAAAGATTAAGTGGGATGTGTTGTGATACCATGGGTAGTGATAAATGAGCAAAATAGGTGGGCCATGCACTCTTGACCTGGTGATAATTAGTATGTTACTGTAACTTGCCTTATTTTCAAGATCTTCATAAATGAGTCAGTAGATTTTTTAAGTCAGCTGGTCACGCTGCAGGCTTGCCACTCCCGTGAAGTTATGGCATCTCAGAAGGATAGACAGTGTAAGTGGCTGATAAAATTTAGCAGAACCTTGAGATACCAAGCAATAATGTGCTTAATCAAGTGTGTGTATTATGAGTTACAGCATTTGCTGAGAGACCCCTAGAGGTGAAATGAAACAGTGTTAAAAATATCATCTTAATATGAGGTCATTGatctggcaaggggtactccaagtccagtcctggagtaacccttgccagtcaggttttcaggatatccacaatgaatatgcattacttgatttgcatacatgcctccattatatgcatatCTCTTTCATACAATCTAAGACAGCTGGGAAGGGAGGAAAGGCTTAATTCCCAAAATGGGAGCAAGGCAGAGGGACTTCATATGTGGGATAAGGCATTTCTAGTGacagaaagaataaaaaatcataTGTCGGGGGTGAGATGCGACAAAAAGGCTTAGCATGAACACCGAAAGAATGTAAACTGCCAGAGCTAATCAGAAGCCCTTGCTGTGTAGATTGTCatttgtaaatttaaaaaatcacATGGAATAAAATGGTCCAGTCAAAGCACAATATTTGCATGTGCCTCTGTAAGCTCTCTTTTCACTAGTTATGGGTGGGATTTATGtcaaatctgtttattgaaaGAACTGTACAACTCCAAACGAGATAAGTAGAACTCAGCACAAAGAGCTTAGCTTCTTATAGCCCCCTGGCATAGTCAAACAAATACTATCATTcttccaactcccccctcccctcctctccctaaagtgtccccccccccccccccaacacacacacacttccccagACCCAAAGATTACAAAAGTTCAATTAAGTGGAAACAATAATGCTTCGTCAATCCCTCCTATCCTCTGCTAGGTGTATAAATGTGATTCAGAATCAAGCTTCTTGCTGTCTGCCTGAGTGACTGTAAGTATGGATCCCATATAAAGAGATAATTCTGCCCTCTTTTCGCTGAAAGTGCTGCATCTCTCGCCTCCCACATTGCCAGGCATTGAACCCCGGCTTGCCAGGAACAAATAGATGGAGGCTTCGAGGCTACCCAGGAATCTAAGATGCATTTTTTCCCTACCATAATAAACTTTTGAATTAGTGTTTTCTGTGTCTTGCCCAAactacccaacccccccccccccccattagataAAAAATAATCAAGTCCACTGTAAAGTGTATACAAGTATGGATCAGAGTGGTCACATATAGAGCAATGGCCAACCAGTAATGATGGGTGGGATTTAAGAAAGAAAAACATCCGGCCCTTCCCACCTCACTCCCATATGGCATTTTCAGATGGTCTCAATCCAGAATTAAGAAAGACCCATAAGGTTGAGCTTTGTGATAACAAAAAGCTTCCTGAGTACTAATTTTTGTGTTAAATGTTAGTAAGGGGTCTTGTTTCTTCCTGGAGCATGTCTCCTTGGACATCTGTGAAAGCTTTCCATGCTAAAAGCTTATCACCTCACCACCCACAGCTGCTTGATTTGGTCTATTTCCTTGGCTTACCTCCCAGGTTCATTACATTGCCTCTTTTCTTTACGGACTGGTGTATTCATCCACCATCATTTCAGCTCCTATTAAGGACTAATTGTCCAGGCCTAGGTGGTGCCCCTAGGAAAATCAAGGTGACCGAATTCTCTCTAAAGGTAATGGCCACCCTCTTGATTGGGCACCTTTAGCTATGggctttcctttttattttctgactcACTTGATCTCACCACTAATGATGTCAAAAGTGGGTTGTGAGGTCAATGCCCAAAACCCATCCAGCTggtagacctgaggaaagcagccaaacctcttccttttccctttagATTTCTCCTTCATTGCCAAGGAAAATGCAGCACAAATGGGACCTTAATGAGAGTTCACATTAGATCTGACCTGCCACAACTCTGTAAGCATCTTGAATGTCAGGTAAGGCTCTTTGTTATTTTCATAACCCAATGTGATGCTGCAGAGACACTCGAGCAGGCACCTAGTGAACATCAAAGAGGATGCTGACTGTTCAGTGTGATCAACATTTGTTAATATCTTATTAGCTGCGTAGAGTCCCCTTACACTCCACCCTAATAATTATTTTCCCTTTTGGCAGTATATATGTTTTGGGAGGTGGCCCTATTGGACTGCTCTTGGAATTTACCAGAAGTAATGGTGAAAGTAATCATGAAAGCCCTTCTCCCTCCTGTTGTAACTGCAGGAGATATACAGGTAGCAGAGGCTTTTTATGCAGAGAAACATCCTCAGACTTAGTTCAGGACTCTGGTAGGCTCTTTCCCTGGGATAAaaagacaaggaaggaaaaatagtaacatagtaaatgacggcagataaagacctaaacggtccatccagtctgcccaacaagataaactcattttacatggtatgtaatactttatatgtatacctgagtttgatttgtccctgcttttctcagggcacagaccgtaaaagtttgcccaacactgtttctgtactaaaagttctgaaactaacgtcaaagccccttaaaatttacactccagcctatccatatctattcactactactactactacttatcatttctatagcgctactagacgtacgcagcgctgtacacttgaacattaagagacagtccctgctcgacagagcttacaatctaattaggacagacaaacaggacaaacaagagataagggaatattaaggtgagaatgataaaataagggttctgaacaagtgaataagggttaggagttaaaagcagcatcaaaaaggtgggcttttagcttagatttgaagacggccagagatggagcttgacgtaccggctcaggaagtctattccaggcatatggtgcagcaagataaaaggaacagagtctggagttagcggtggaagagaagggtgcagataagagagatttgcccagtgattggagttccctgggaggaatgtagggagagataagagtggagaggtactgaggagctgcagagtgaatgcacttataggtcaataagaggagtttgaactgtatgcggaaacagataggaaaccagtgaagtgccttgaggagagggctaatagcaTAACGatcctggcggaatattagtcatgcagcagaattttgaacagattgaagaggagagagatggctaagtgggagacctgtgagaagcaagttgcaatagtctaagcgagaggtgataagagcgtggatgagggttctggtagtgtgctcagaaaggaaagggcaaattttgctgatattatagagaaagaaatgacaggttttagcagtctgttgaatatgtgcagagaaggagagggaggagtcgaagatgaccccaaggttacgagctgatgagacaggaaggatgagagtgttatccc is a window of Microcaecilia unicolor chromosome 11, aMicUni1.1, whole genome shotgun sequence DNA encoding:
- the JUND gene encoding transcription factor jun-D → METPFYHDDVLNLYLGPTSTTRSALGNHSESLTHLFNSTMMKKELTLNLSDQVVATLKSRGGDGDGLLTSPDLGLLKLASPELERLIIQSNGMVTTTPTSSQFLYPKGPNEEQEFAEGFVKALEDLHKQNQLTGAVCPQDLSTVPSVTLQVPPPQDAPIYANLSNYSTGVLGGTTVNYSTDTVPYPPPPPTSIGGQPPHRLQALKDEPQIVPEVPSFGESPPLSPIDMDTQERIKAERKRLRNRIAASKCRKRKLERISRLEEKVKSLKNQNTELASTANLLREQVAQLKQKVMSHVNSGCQLLPHQVQAY